The Paenibacillus sp. FSL W8-0426 region GGGCTTCCACAATGCGACCGTATCCAATCTGCCTGCCAACAAAAACGTCGTAGCCCAGGATGAAGTCGAAAAAGCGATTGAAACGGGCGACACGTCCGGTCTTGGACTGGAAGCGAAGTTGTTCTATGACGACATTATGGATTACCGGAACGGCAATCTCGATAAATGGCATATGGAACGCATTTTTGGACCGGAAAGCTCTCAGGGCGTCATCAAATATTATCGGGATAACGACCTGATCGTCATGAACGAATTCATCTACGCGCCAACAAAAACGATGAATACCAAATCCGCGACGCTGGATAAACTGCGGGCCGAGACGTTCCTGAAAATCATTTACGGCAACTTGTCCATCGATGAGTTCGACAATTTCGTGGCGAACTGGAAAAAGCTCGGCGGGGATCAAATCACGCAGGAAGTGAACGAAGTCATCAATGCGAGCAAATAACAAATGGATCGGGAAAAAGGGGCGCCGCGACTTGCGGAGCCTCCTTTTTTTGAGGCTAAGAAAAGAAAGGCCTACTTGTTCGTGGCATGCTGCTTGGAGGGAAGCTTGTCTCCTGGCGTACCTTTGCCGTTATTTTTGTTGCGGCGGGCTTTTTCCTGGTTTTCATTTACTTTTTGCACGAATTCCCGGGTGCTTTCCATGTGCAGGTTCAGCTCCTTTGGCATGTTGTATTGGCGTAGGTGTAACAG contains the following coding sequences:
- a CDS encoding DUF4023 family protein, coding for MESTREFVQKVNENQEKARRNKNNGKGTPGDKLPSKQHATNK